aaataaaagtcacGTGACGCCGCAGCAGGCTTCGCGATTGGAGGAGAGCACCGCTTTCAGCCCTGTTGTGAAACCCAAGGATCCCGTGTTTCATAACCCGTTTTTTGCGActaaagtcctttttttttttttctaattcgaAATACTATAAACTTCTGCTTTATAGAAGCGCCATGTCGCGTTTAAAGCCACTGTGGAGTTTCATGATTCAAAAAAAGCTCAGAATTGCTACATTAACTTGACATAGTGAAGGGAATCCCAGCAGAAGACAACGACATCCTGCCAGATCATGACATCAACCTACTTGTTTGCTCTTTGATTTTCTAAACACTCAGTAGACAGGAGAAAGCACAAATATCTATGATTAAGCATATCACGtgtatgttctttttttccattgcaTATTTTAGTCTTCATTcgatgatgaataaaaatagattttttttatattttactgtgaCTAATTTCTGATCTTTGTATCGTTTCACCTGGATCCAGATGTTGTCATATTTGGATTTTCTTGTAGGAACTACAGGGGTACAAAATCTCTGAGTTGATaaacataaacttttttttggtgTCACCGGTCAGGGTCATTGAAGCTTTAAATGCGAAAGTCAAAAGCAGATTTCTAACCTCTCCCCCGATTTATTTTCCCTCCATATTTGCAAAAGAGCACCAGAAAACCTCCTCGGTCACAATGCAACGTATTTGCACGATTGCAAAGCTTTCCGTTTTTATTCTCCACAGATTCAGACCCGTTATGACTCACCATGCAGATTCATCCTCTGAGATCTTTCTCCTGTGCGCGGTGTGATGAGTGCAAGCAACCTTTCATAACACATGAACACATGAAGAAAACTTGCAGTCGCTTTTCCAAAAAAACGAGCATTTCTCTCAACAGCGGCGGTGTGAAATAAACGCCGGGCCACACAGGCAGCAAGAAAAGCGAGTTGCACGCAATAGGCGTGCAGGAACTGACCTTAAGGTGACTTCACTGAATTACATGACATGCAAGTCATGGTAAGAGAGATAATACACCTTTATGTAGGTCGCTGTATCAAACTGTTGTGACAGGAGTGAACAGCAGTTGGGAATTTATTGAGTCTCACAGGAAAATAAACCTTGAAACTGAGAACATTAACTATCTATCTACAGATTCCAATTCTCTAAGTGAACATAatctttgcaaataaaaactagaGAATGCAAGAAATATCTCACAGAAGTAAAGACATGATTCGAGAgtacaaaaagaaacaagaaaacttaaaaCTGTCTATTTTAAGCTATTTCATCGATTATACTACACATGGCGGCATCCTTGTCCCATGTTTTGTCCCTTTTTAAACTAGTAGTGTTTTTGTCCAGCATGCCGGCTGCCATGCAGCTGGAACCCGTTTCCTCCACGTCCATTGGTTCGCTTTTCAGCATGGGGGCCTGTCCAGAAGAACAACCAAAACTGGGCCCCGCAGACGAACTCTTAGTCCCGCCACAAGAGACATCCGGACCCTCCGACTGGGGCAAGTCGTCAGGTAGGGAGGCGAGGCACCCCTGGATCATCTCCACCACTCTTTCCAGATGTTTCTGGAACCTTTCGGCCGTCTCCAGCCTCTGCCTCTTCTGCACCTCCATCATCACCCTTAGCGTCTCCCTGGCTTGGTGGGGCCGGTACTCGTTAATCAGGTGGTGCATATGGACAAACAGAAGCTTTATGTCTTCCAGCTTCTCCTCCCGCTTTATGCTGCCCGGGCTTTTTATGAGGATGTCCAGCAAGTCCAGGAAGTTCACAAGAATGGACATGTTCAGCTTCTTGAGCTCCCGCTTGTGGTCAAACTGCATAGGGTGAAGCCTCTCGATGCCCTGGCTCTCCAGGGGACGGATGATGAGGTCGTCGCACTGGAACTGGTTGCCAAACATCATGTAATGGTCCCTGATGGGCGGCGGTGGCTTGGGGGCCAGGCCTTTGCGGATGTTTTCATCTGTGTACTCTTTGATGTACTGCGTCGGCGGCGGAGGAAGGG
This Xiphophorus hellerii strain 12219 chromosome 23, Xiphophorus_hellerii-4.1, whole genome shotgun sequence DNA region includes the following protein-coding sequences:
- the med7 gene encoding mediator of RNA polymerase II transcription subunit 7, with translation MGEPQQVSALPPPPTQYIKEYTDENIRKGLAPKPPPPIRDHYMMFGNQFQCDDLIIRPLESQGIERLHPMQFDHKRELKKLNMSILVNFLDLLDILIKSPGSIKREEKLEDIKLLFVHMHHLINEYRPHQARETLRVMMEVQKRQRLETAERFQKHLERVVEMIQGCLASLPDDLPQSEGPDVSCGGTKSSSAGPSFGCSSGQAPMLKSEPMDVEETGSSCMAAGMLDKNTTSLKRDKTWDKDAAMCSIIDEIA